One segment of Megachile rotundata isolate GNS110a chromosome 4, iyMegRotu1, whole genome shotgun sequence DNA contains the following:
- the dom gene encoding domino helicase isoform X1, translating to MSDKQTAPILPPLNGGGGNNGGSNGGAPQQVNLQQVLATAQGLNVLTTGSGQQFVITSQVPGITQVISSNATTNSNIQQVGVTRIVNISGTSPRASTMGVAGASSSSLPSPTRQNSPKVVLATSPKLVRTSIGNMFVAPTSQASMQSPPARKKLKLTDSTEKPTMIADDAMGYRRRIMEHKMKRMRAIREKYAENASELFFLHAGGNMMDFQTWRKRPPTPQYLHFLRQHRLDPDDDDEDLTVPLPAVSEIPLTPAVTTTVSTIVPVNQCTEVKISGMSVAPVAVSTTLPAAVAQLNQQGHVPGRPQGGRHGMVFAFRAAIQSSPVTAHPPPTSTLAPTLIIGNAPIVPSSPKSVTAATSPVTDKPVIATAVTTITTTTIPTPTFTGTTTVTTSVTTTVTATTVTKTSTAPPVTSSQPVTKVVKLSGSNATSPCDITNNQEQIVEKAKQEAYVMQRIAELQREGLWSERRLPKVQEPPRTKAHWDYLLEEMVWLAADFAQERKWKKAAAKKCARMVQKYFQEKAIQAQKAEKSQELRLKKIASFIAKEIKTFWTNVEKLVEYKQQTRLEEKRKQALDQHLNFIVGQTEKYSTWLTEGLNKTDGPQSIPASMNSSRISSPVPPGKSHSDEDFQPNQSSDDDEETIAKAEEELKSVTNHKEEVELLKKESEIPLEDLLKDLPPDYLEDRSKSLSPASKEVTEENEKTADGDTDFVAASDESSDEEETIMEQEKLEENADYKQELDDLKAENEMSIDELMAKYGNMSDVPMDVEQESVQESDKESIKEEESQENEEESTSNESESEESDNEIGEPESRMQSDHEADIGLKSLLEDISMEKSSSDKTAEIDHSDANDEMDNVAALAESIQPKGNTLLTTSVVTKIPFLLKHSLREYQHIGLDWLVTMYERKLNGILADEMGLGKTIQTIALLAHLACEKGNWGPHLIIVPTSVMLNWEMECKKWCPGFKILTYYGTQKERKQKRTGWTKPNAFHICVTSYKLVIQDHQSFRRKKWKYLILDEAQNIKNFKSQRWQLLLNFQTQRRLLLTGTPLQNNLMELWSLMHFLMPNVFQSHREFKEWFSNPVTGMIEGNSEYNENIIRRLHKVLRPFLLRRLKTEVEKQLPKKYEHVVMCRLSKRQRYLYDDFMSRAKTKETLASGNLLSVINVLMQLRKVCNHPNLFEVRPTVSPFQMEAIEYVTASLVWSALDYDPFKHIDLTSINFLLCDLELTLTAFTAHRVRRLQTPRKLIEEIDTQPDPPPRCPPGKIKINVRLSNQVKQSPTPQQTPTKLKNLVGILPTPRVGTSPLIKTANNQNTPGQGVTLRVQGGQQLQGYSVQLVQHQGSVKAIPVGTLAHNPQSTTVTPTTAATNAQRITVGNANIRDGLQRLATQTVTVKQGDSVQRIAVPSFAQLVQTSTGRHIILTSNQQNTNTVSFPVMTPSGQRLTVLSKSLMGLSTSATTVNKVVTTTSGTSGRPVMRVPPLNVTTTQTQSSPTGNGQSQQQSIRCGIVTRHAQKESEKAQTKERPKSEFYLPQLEEERKQRRQAKLQLLANINEKRCAACPLYGEDLFMALRIGKPSTACRWHNGWVHCANAKESVRTRRQFFSRTEALAEAIKSTEQIVEELKEIFERFAVYVPAVCAPTPRFHVSHPPPHKFYAQRRMQMELQRQLSPKLALFHPIASAMMTQFPDPRLIQYDCGKLQSLDQLLRKLKSENHRVLIFTQMTRMLDVLEAFLNFHGHIYLRLDGTTRVDQRQVLMERFNGDKRIFCFILSTRSGGVGVNLTGADTVIFYDSDWNPTMDAQAQDRCHRIGQTRDVHIYRLVSEKTVEENILKKANQKRLLGDLAIEGGNFTTAYFKSSTIQDLFNIDQTENDATARMAEVLEQNKDREKFLQKDNQGQPVDDKVAMGALESALAAAEEDLDVQAAKTAKAEAVADLAEFDENIPLEDADKDDMQVSKAELEVQNLVSQLTPIERYAMKFVEESEGAFSAAQLAAAERELEQQKKEWELDRLRALREEEERRMRLADDDEKPLTFGREDAQNQVNSASNSKKLVNKRPNRRRNSRKNNKSTQESESETETTTESESESQEDVVEDSLDEESSHTESQSQGDEDEEEEEEANDQNDSEKGGYPKRKNRSNKSFSQNHFDLNSPRTRSRGNVKINLWTLDVSPILPGIKPKARGRASNLRKQRELETRMKAEESFVLPLPPVSSPKKFNNSNVSNKFDEEHDTDLNYINTERNKTSPVKETSESVANCKTVTNHCTISTASSTLKLNKVTEESNSVTHLDSLEAETCFHSYNSSDMSESDLRDDSEVTQDLTDTSESSVHIARSTHRSTAQSSNSESNANFNEDSENSEANGDSNSSTVESGTLKTISDSKSLSNSITLDINEEINISENSLTAPVKNKMIIQDTKEASKESVTENLSKSSGDETNDQLTQEPVSTLQSKTLESKNVKFQNESSAKDTNRSHSPIETKENIDIETNKEQLDKSDSNLDVKDESVNDNIFNSVIETNSSQEFSNKEEKRTKVEESTNNEDEEETQSSSDNNDNNSASDTFKSDTLSESESSTESKLKFRKPDTISYAITTRSAKLNQNVESSENKNSETQPILPSISNEPKQNEASSANLNVHRKEANKVLQIRRPDTPRPMIEQSRVTRSSAGRSLTPPPRNSQSPSKSIQRRRPDTPLPECFKSSPRPATRSMTNANSPVRNEEQNTSYEKPTTRSSKTLDNGFLNPALFRRSRSIPPMKSASESKDSSPVLTRSKKTSDSTCVNTSTVKRRPDTPVPTFEQMSRVTRSGLNFTPNSGKSGFNHSSAVRGNKHTRKSEASDSKAEEDSVTSPSADKIEASNTDSNGNDVASESFAKQEESPLPPFTEINEKPQRTAKVVAILTLDTRSSHVTKASSSVHSKTSNCNFTDTKSVKKNADSNSTSDSPGKNCVFRISDVGSNCKLDGWHGSGLDGTRDRISSSVLSNVASTYGNNKTGKASTVNKVTSPLNSKLKTEKIPMPVQSAAVIAVVDLDNDSNYDSSDGSKRLRRKIKRSRVTSYAKSFITGKNESQMDDALDDKEEQIPPIKKSVRSQLTPPPSSQTTQLEKISSSTIS from the exons ATGAGTGATAAGCAGACTGCACCTATTTTGCCGCCCCTTAATGGGGGTGGAGGAAATAATGGGGGAAGCAATGGAGGTGCACCTCAGCAAGTTAATTTGCAACAAGTTCTTGCTACTGCTCAAGGGCTTAATGTCCTCACCACTGGTTCTGGACAGCAATTTGTTATTACTTCACAAGTTCCTGGTATTACACAg GTTATATCAAGTAATGCAACAACtaattcaaatattcaacaaGTTGGTGTTACACGCATTGTCAATATTAGTGGCACATCCCCACGTGCTAGTACCATGGGAGTTGCAGGGGCAAGCAGTTCGTCTCTGCCATCTCCCACTCGCCAGAATTCACCTAAAGTTGTTTTAGCAACATCTCCAAAACTTGTACGAACTTCTATTGGAAATATGTTTGTTGCACCAACTTCTCAAGCTTCTATGCAATCACCGCCTGCAAGAAAAAAGTTGAAGTTGACAGATTCTACTGAAAAACCTACCATGATTGCTGATGATGCAATGGGTTATCGAAGAAGAATAATGGAACACAAAATGAAAAGGATGCGTGCAATAAGGGAAAAATATGCTGAAAATGCATCAGAGTTATTCTTTCTCCATGCTGGAGGCAATATGATGGATTTTCAAACATGGAGGAAGAGACCTCCGACTCCTCAATATCTGCATTTTTTACGACAACATAGATTAGACCCAgatgatgatgatgaagatTTAACAGTGCCACTGCCAGCAGTATCAGAAATTCCACTAACACCAGCTGTGACAACAACTGTTTCTACAATAGTTCCTGTTAATCAGTGTACAGAAGTAAAAATCTCTGGTATGAGTGTTGCCCCAGTTGCAGTATCTACTACATTACCTGCCGCAGTAGCCCAACTTAATCAACAAG GACATGTACCAGGCAGGCCTCAAGGGGGCCGCCATGGCATGGTGTTTGCCTTCAGAGCAGCAATTCAATCTTCACCAGTCACCGCTCACCCTCCACCTACTTCTACTCTAGCACCCACGCTCATTATAG GCAATGCACCGATAGTTCCAAGTTCACCAAAATCTGTAACAGCGGCAACAAGTCCTGTAACAGATAAACCTGTAATAGCTACAGCTGTTACAACTATTACTACCACCACTATACCTACCCCAACTTTTACTGGGACTACTACGGTTACTACTTCTGTCACAACTACAGTTACCGCTACTACTGTTACAAAGACGTCCACTGCACCTCCTGTTACTAGTTCTCAACCTGTTACTAAAGTTGTTAAGTTATCTGGCTCTAATGCGACTTCACCATGTGATATCACAAATAACCAGGAACAAATTGTAGAAAAGGCAAAGCAG GAGGCATACGTTATGCAAAGAATTGCTGAGTTACAACGTGAAGGGTTATGGTCAGAAAGGAGGTTGCCTAAAGTACAAGAACCACCTCGTACAAAAGCTCATTGGGATTATTTATTGGAGGAAATGGTTTGGTTAGCTGCCGATTTTGCTCAAGAAAGAAAGTGGAAAAAAGCTGCAGCAAAAAAGTGTGCCCGCATGGTACAGAAATATTTCCAAGAGAAAGCAATTCAAGCACAAAAAGCTGAGAAATCACAAGAACTTAGGTTAAAGAAAATTGCTAGTTTTATTGCTAAAGAAATCAAAACTTTTTGGACGAATGTAGAAAAA TTGGTTGAATACAAACAGCAAACGAGATTGGAAGAAAAGAGAAAACAAGCACTAGAtcaacatttaaattttattgttggTCAAACAGAGAAATATTCAACTTGGTTAACGGAAGGACTTAATAAAACTGACGGGCCTCAAAGTATACCTGCTTCTATGAATAGTTCACGAATTTCTTCACCAGTTCCACCTGGTAAATCTCATTCTGATG AGGACTTTCAACCAAATCAAAGTTCAGATGATGACGAAGAGACTATAGCTAAAGCGGAAGAAGAATTAAAGTCTGTAACAAATCATAAAGAAGaggttgaattattaaaaaaagagtCAGAAATACCATTAGAAGATCTCTTAAAAGATTTACCGCCAGATTACTTAGAAGACAGAAGTAAAAGCTTGTCACCTGCTTCAAAAGAAGTTACTGAA GAAAATGAGAAGACGGCAGATGGAGATACAGATTTTGTTGCAGCATCTGACGAATCGTCAGACGAAGAGGAAACTATTATGGAACAAGAAAAATTGGAAGAAAATGCAGATTATAAACAAGAATTGGATGATCTCAAA GCTGAAAACGAAATGTCCATTGATGAACTTATGGCAAAATATGGTAATATGTCGGATGTTCCAATGGATGTGGAACAAGAGTCTGTTCAAG AGTCGGATAAAGAAAGTATAAAGGAAGAAGAAAGTCAAGAGAATGAAGAAGAATCCACCAGTAATGAAAGCGAAAGCGAAGAAAGTGACAACGAAATTGGAGAACCAGAGTCTCGCATGCAAAGTGATCACGAAGCTGATATCGGTCTTAAATCTCTGTTGGAAGATATATCCATGGAAAAATCTTCAAGTGATAAG ACTGCAGAAATAGATCACTCAGATGCTAATGACGAAATGGATAATGTCGCAGCGTTGGCAGAAAGCATCCAACCCAAGGGGAATACTTTACTTACTACCAGT gtTGTTACTAAAATTCCATTCCTTCTAAAACACTCATTGAGGGAATATCAACATATAGGATTGGATTGGCTTGTTACAATGTATGAGAGAAAATTAAATGGTATTTTGGCAGATGAAATGGGTTTGGGTAAAACTATACAAACAATTGCTTTACTTGCACATTTGGCATGTGAAAAGGGTAATTGGGGACCTCACCTTATAATAGTACCAACGTCAGTGATGCTTAATTGGGAAATGGAATGTAAAAAATGGTGCCCTGGTTTTAAGATTTTAACTTATTATGGTacacaaaaagaaagaaaacaaaaaaggaCAG GTTGGACAAAACCTAATGCCtttcacatatgtgtaacatcgTATAAATTAGTTATACAAGATCATCAAAGTTTTAGAAGAAAAAAGTGGAAATATCTTATATTGGATGAAGctcaaaacattaaaaatttcaaatcacaAAGGTGGCAATtactgttaaattttcaaacgcaACG GCGATTATTGCTTACTGGCACACCTCTTCAAAATAATTTGATGGAACTGTGGTCTTTAATGCATTTTTTAATGCCAAATGTATTTCAGTCACATAGAGAATTTAAAGAATGGTTTAGTAATCCCGTTACTGGAATGATAGAAGGAAACAGTGAATATAATGAGAATATCATTCGTCGACTACATAAG GTTTTACGGCCTTTTTTATTACGAAGATTGAAAACAGAAGTAGAAAAGCAATTACCTAAAAAATATGAACACGTTGTTATGTGCCGCCTGTCAAAACGACAACGATATTTATACGATGATTTTATGTCTAGAGCAAA aacAAAAGAAACTTTGGCTAGTGGTAACTTATTAAGTGTCATTAATGTATTAATGCAATTACGGAAAGTTTGCAATCATCcaaatttatttgaagtaaGACCTACTGTGTCACCATTTCAAATGGAAGCTATTGAATATGTTACGGCTTCCTTAGTATGGAGTGCTTTAGATTATGATCCATTCAAG CACATTGATTTAActagtattaattttttattatgtgaTTTGGAATTGACTCTTACTGCATTTACGGCACATAGAGTTAGGCGATTACAAACTCCACGGAAACTTATAGAAGAAATAGACACACAACCAGATCCACCTCCAAGATGTCCACccggaaaaattaaaattaatgttagaTTATCTAACCAAGTTAAACAGTCTCCTACACCTCAACAGACTCCaacgaaattgaagaatttagttGGAATATTGCCTACTCCAAGGGTTGGAACATCTCCCTTAATAAAAACAGCAAATAATCAAAACACTCCAGGACAAG gcGTCACTTTAAGAGTACAAGGAGGGCAACAATTACAGGGATATTCTGTGCAATTAGTTCAACATCAGGGTAGTGTGAAag CAATTCCTGTTGGAACACTAGCACATAACCCACAAAGTACAACAGTGACACCAACTACAGCAGCAACGAATGCACAGAGGATTACAGTAGGGAATGCAAATATTAGAGATGGACTGCAACGACTAGCCACGCAGACAGTAACAGTTAAACAAGGTGATTCCGTCCAAAGAATAGCAGTGCCTAGTTTTGCACAGCTGGTTCAGACATCTACTGGTAGACATATCATTCTGACTTCAAATCAGCAAAACACTAACACAG TTTCATTTCCAGTAATGACACCAAGCGGACAACGCTTAACGGTTTTATCCAAATCTTTGATGGGCCTATCTACCTCGGCAACTACAGTGAACAAAGTAGTAACGACTACAAGTGGTACAAGTGGGCGACCAGTAATGAGGGTGCCACCGCTAAACGTTACTACTACTCAAACACAGTCTTCTCCTACTGGCAATGGACAATCTCAACAACAATCAATTCGTTGTGGTATCGTTACCAGACACGCACAAAAAGAATCAGAGAAGGCACAAACGAAGGAACGTCCAAAATCTGAATTTTATttg CCACAAttggaagaagaaagaaaacaaaGACGGCAAGCTAAACTTCAGCTTCTTGCAAATATCAATGAAAAAAGATGTGCCGCGTGTCCTCTGTATGGTGAAGATTTGTTTATGGCATTAAGAATTGGAAAACCATCAACGGCATGTCGATGGCACAATGGTTGGGTTCATTGTGCAAATGCTAAAGAAAGTGTACGTACGCGAAGACAGTTTTTTTCTCGTACGGAAGCACTTGCAGAAGCGATCAAAAGTACGGAACAAATTGTTGAAGAGcttaaagaaatttttgaaag attcGCTGTTTATGTTCCTGCTGTGTGCGCACCTACCCCACGTTTTCATGTTTCTCATCCCCCTCCACACAAGTTTTACGCTCAGCGtcgtatgcaaatggaattgcAACGTCAACTATCACCAAAATTGGCATTGTTCCATCCAATAGCTAGTGCAATGATGACACAATTCCCTGATCCTAGATTAATACAGTATGACTGTGGAAAATTGCAGTCTTTAGATCAGCTTCTTAGGAAGCTTAAATCTGAAAATCATAGAGTGTTAATTTTTACGCAAATGACAAGAATGTTGGACGTATTAGAAGCTTTTCTTAATTTCCATGGTCATATATATTTGCGCTTGGATGGTACTACTAGGGTAGATCAACGACAG GTTTTAATGGAAAGATTTAACGGAGATAAGCgaatattttgtttcattttatcgaCAAGGTCAGGAGGTGTAGGTGTGAATCTTACAGGAGCAGATACCGTTATattttatgacagtgattgGAATCCTACAATGGATGCCCAAGCACAAGACAGATGTCACAGAATAGGACAAACACGGGATGTACATATTTAcag ATTAGTAAGTGAAAAGACTGTAGAAGAAAACATTCTGAAAAAGGCCAATCAAAAGAGACTTCTTGGAGATTTAGCTATTGAGGGTGGAAACTTCACAACTGCTTACTTCAAGAGC tctACAATACAAGATCTCTTTAATATCGATCAAACGGAAAATGATGCAACGGCGCGAATGGCCGAAGTGTTGGAACAAAATAAAGATCGAGAAAAATTCTTGCAAAAGGACAATCAAGGTCAGCCAGTGGACGATAAGGTAGCTATGGGTGCACTCGAAAGCGCCCTTGCTGCTGCCGAAGAAGACCTTGATGTTCAGGCTGCAAAAACAGCGAAAGCTGAAGCTGTTGCGGATTTAGCAGAATTTGACGAGAACATACCTTTAGAGGATGCTGATAAAGATGACATGCAAGTCAGCAAAGCTGAACTTGAAGTACAAAATTTAGTATCTCAG CTGACACCCATAGAACGTTACGCGATGAAATTCGTTGAGGAATCAGAGGGGGCATTTTCTGCGGCACAACTTGCTGCAGCAGAACGTGAACTAGAACAACAAAAGAAAGAGTGGGAATTAGATCGGTTACGAGCGTTACGTGAGGAGGAAGAAAGACGAATGCGGTTGGCTGACGACGATGAGAAGCCCTTAACATTTGGACGCGAGGATGCGCAAAATCAGGTTAATAGTGCTAGTAATTCTAAGAAATTAGTCAATAAGAGACCGAATAGGAGGAGAAATTCgcgtaaaaataataagagtactcaaGAATCGGAAAGCGAGACCGAGACTACTACGGAATCGGAATCAGAGTCGCAGGAAGACGTGGTAGAGGATAGCCTTGACGAAGAATCGAGTCACACGGAGAGTCAGAGTCAAGGCGACGAGgacgaggaggaggaggaggaggcaaATGATCAGAATGATTCCGAGAAAGGCGGGTATCCAAAACGTAAAAATCGCTCTAACAAATCGTTTAGCCAAAATCATTTTGATTTGAATAGTCCGCGAACAAGATCCAGAGGGAACGTTAAAATTAACCTATGGACTTTGGATGTCAGTCCTATTTTGCCAGGTATAAAACCGAAGGCCCGAGGTAGGGCTAGTAATCTGCGAAAACAGCGCGAACTTGAAACGAGAATGAAAGCCGAAGAAAGTTTTGTTTTACCTTTACCACCTGTTTCGAGTCCTAAAAAGTTCAACAattcaaatgtttcaaataagTTCGACGAAGAACACGATACCGATTTAAATTATATCAATACCGAAAGAAACAAAACTTCGCCTGTTAAAGAAACAAGTGAAAGTGTTGCTAATTGTAAAACTGTTACGAATCATTGTACCATTTCAACAGCTTCGTCAACGCTGAAATTGAATAAAGTCACGGAAGAATCTAATTCTGTTACGCATTTAGATTCTTTAGAAGCAGAAACGTGTTTCCATTCGTATAATTCATCCGACATGTCGGAATCTGATTTGAGAGATGACAGTGAAGTGACGCAAGATTTAACAGACACCAGTGAGTCTTCGGTACACATTGCACGATCCACGCACAGGTCTACGGCACAGAGCAGTAATTCGGAAAGCAACGCAAATTTTAACGAGGATTCTGAAAATTCGGAAGCTAATGGTGATTCCAATTCCTCTACGGTAGAGTCAGGCACTTTAAAAACTATTTCTGATTCAAAGTCTTTAAGCAATTCAATCACTTTAGATATAAACGAGGAGATCAATATATCAGAAAATTCATTGACTGCTcccgtaaaaaataaaatgattattcAAGATACAAAGGAAGCTAGTAAAGAATCTGTAACAGAAAACTTAAGTAAGAGCTCAGGCGATGAAACAAACGACCAATTAACCCAGGAACCTGTTTCCACTCTACAATCGAAGACGTTAGAAAGTAAAAATGTAAAGTTCCAGAATGAAAGTAGTGCAAAAGATACGAACAGATCGCATAGTCCTATCGAGACGAAGGAGAACATAGACATAGAAACGAATAAGGAACAATTGGACAAAAGCGATTCGAATTTAGATGTAAAAGACGAGTCCGTTaatgataatatatttaattctgtGATAGAAACAAACTCTAGTCAAGAGTTTAGTAACAAAGAGGAAAAGCGTACTAAAGTAGAAGAATCTACGAACaatgaagatgaagaagaaacTCAGTCCTCGTCCGATAACAATGACAATAATTCTGCTTCGGATACGTTCAAATCAGACACTTTATCCGAGTCTGAGTCAAGCACCGAGAGCAAGCTCAAGTTTCGTAAACCAGACACGATATCCTACGCGATAACAACGAGAAGCGCAAAATTAAATCAGAACGTGGAAAGTTCGGAGAACAAAAATTCGGAGACGCAACCGATTCTGCCAAGTATTTCCAACGAGCCGAAacaaaacgaagcttcaagtGCAAATTTAAACGTTCATCGGAAGGAAGCGAATAAGGTGTTGCAAATTCGCAGGCCTGACACACCACGGCCCATGATAGAACAAAGTAGAGTGACAAGGTCGAGCGCGGGTCGTTCTTTAACGCCTCCACCGAGGAACAGTCAGAGTCCCTCGAAATCGATTCAAAGAAGACGACCGGACACGCCGTTACCCGAATGTTTCAAATCTTCTCCGCGACCAGCGACGAGATCTATGACGAATGCGAATTCGCCGGTGAGAAACGAAGAACAGAACACGTCTTATGAAAAACCAACAACCCGTAGTTCAAAAACTTTGGACAATGGTTTCTTGAATCCAGCTCTATTCCGAAGAAGTAGGTCGATACCACCTATGAAATCAGCATCGGAATCGAAAGATTCCAGTCCTGTTTTAACCAGATCAAAAAAGACCAGTGATTCCACGTGTGTAAATACGAGTACTGTAAAACGACGACCAGATACACCGGTTCCTACTTTTGAACAGATGTCAAGGGTCACTCGGTCTGGCTTAAATTTCACACCAAATTCGGGAAAATCAGGTTTTAATCATTCGTCGGCAGTTAGAGGCAATAAACATACGAGGAAGTCAGAAGCTTCAGACTCAAAGGCGGAAGAAGATTCTGTTACTTCACCATCGGCCGACAAAATAGAGGCATCGAACACG